In Fusarium oxysporum Fo47 chromosome VII, complete sequence, the following proteins share a genomic window:
- a CDS encoding uncharacterized protein (expressed protein): protein MAPPLFRSPSHEPTLIGSKPHGKIRTNSRAGTSTDSRREVRFHDNPRVLTDWCKRLQSNLNTAEANTQSDGNPGFHQLNQPRLNIAIHIAGSRGDVQPFIPIAKLLSSRDYGHRVRICTDSNFRDFVESQGVEFFNIGGDREALMAYMVKNPGLWPSYASLKAGEVNNRRKEMWNIMNGAWRSCIEAGDGIGSSQPASRVENPKDPFLADLIIANPPSMAHIHCAEKLHIPLHMVFTMPWSPTESFPHPLAAISYATT from the coding sequence ATGGCACCACCTCTCTTTCGCTCTCCATCACACGAGCCCACTCTCATTGGGTCAAAGCCCCATGGCAAAATCAGAACAAACAGCAGAGCTGGCACATCCACCGATAGCCGACGCGAAGTCCGATTCCATGATAACCCGCGAGTACTTACAGACTGGTGCAAACGCCTCCAGAGTAACCTTAATACGGCTGAAGCCAATACTCAATCTGACGGAAACCCTGGCTTCCACCAGCTGAACCAGCCACGCCTCAACATCGCCATTCACATCGCCGGCTCTCGCGGCGATGTACAGCCTTTCATCCCCATAGCTAAACTGCTTTCCAGCCGTGACTATGGCCATCGTGTGCGTATCTGTACCGATAGCAATTTCAGAGATTTCGTTGAGTCGCAGGGTGTTGAATTCTTCAACATTGGTGGTGATCGCGAGGCTCTTATGGCCTACATGGTCAAGAATCCAGGCCTTTGGCCTAGTTACGCGAGCCTCAAGGCAGGCGAGGTGAACAACAGACGTAAGGAAATGTGGAATATAATGAACGGTGCATGGAGGAGCTGTATCGAAGCTGGTGATGGCATTGGGTCATCCCAGCCGGCTTCCCGTGTGGAAAATCCCAAAGACCCCTTCCTTGCTgacctcatcatcgccaatcCGCCATCAATGGCTCATATACATTGCGCCGAGAAGCTTCACATTCCGCTTCATATGGTCTTTACTATGCCCTGGTCACCAACGGAATCATTTCCACATCCACTGGCTGCTATTAGCTATGCTACTACA